CCCCTAAGATGATACATGGACACTCAGAATGTCACTGAGGGACCACTGGAGATCGTGCAGGCTGAGACTAGGGAGGATGGGGTGCCCCTGAAGTTCCCCAGTGTGTCTGGCAATGGTAGGATTCTGCTCACTGCCCCTTGCAGGCTCTGATGGCTGGCCTTGGGCTCAGGAGCATGTTGCTCTGACAAGTAGGGCTGTGGATGGTCCATCATGGCCTGGTTGGAGCTGCTGTTAAACCAGGGTTGCCATATGGGCCCCACAGGCTCCAGATTGCTGCCAGGGAGCAACTACCAGCCAGCAAGCAGGCCCAGGGTGCAGCATAGGCAGAATGAGGCCAGGGCCTGAGAGGTCTCCTGGGTGGGGGTAAGGCAGGATGCCACTGTTTTCCCTTGGCACCCATGCAGTGGGTAAGCAGATGGAGGCACCCTTAAGGGCAAAATGGGGCCTAGAAACTGCCCTCTTTACTCTCAGTGAAAGGTTTTGTCCTTGAAACTTGAGGACGCTTTCTTACTCTTTGTTCTAGAGGAACATTCAGAAGGCCTGGGTGGATGGCCTGCTTGCCAAAATCAGAGAGGTAGGAAGCTCATAGGACAAAGGCAGCGGAGGGCAGAAGATAGCTCCTGGGGACTGCAGACAGGCCCAGAGGTGCTCACTAAGCGCTGCTTCCTCTCCCCGATGCCAGCCTCAAGGAGGGCTGTGGGTACAAGGAGGAGCAAATCTGCACCAGGCTTTCTGCCTTACCCAGGCGGGAAAAGTGCTTGGCACGGGCAGACCAGGATCACTGGTGGGGGAggttcctggaggaggcagggctGCACCTGCTGGACAGTGAAGGGTAGAGAAGATTTGGAAAGGAAGGTGTGGGGGTGGGTGTGAGCTGAGGAACAGGGGAAAAGGCATGGAAATTGGGTAAAAGTTCTGGCCTTTTCTGTAGATCCTTCTGAATCCCAGGGTCtcaagggagggaggagggcttGGGGCAAGGGCTGAAAGGTGGGGACCgcagaggctggggctggggatggaTCCACTTGCTCATGGTGGCAGGGGCTGGGCCAGAAGATCCCAGAGTTCCTGTCACAGCCTACCCACAGGAGAGCAAGGGAGCACCCCTATGTGGGACCCTGAACAGGAGGGGAGAATGAGGATCGATACCCCagtttctttttaggttttggGGGTCCTGCAGGAGGAGCTCTGGGCCAGGCTGGAAACCAAACCAGATTCAAGCTGTGAATGGGCCACAAAGAATGTGGGAGGATTTGGAGCAACCACAGGGCTGTGCTTTCCCCCAGGCAGAGGTAGTCATGCTCCTGGTAGTCAGAAACTGCCAGTTTAGAGAAGAGCAGGATGATGGCAGAAGTCCCTGGATTCCCTACCCAAAGTGGTCCCACAAGTGTTACCcgcttccttcctctcctcagtGCATTGTACAAGGTTTCTTGCTCTGACCTAGAGGTCCTAGATGTTTTCTCAGGCTGCCTAGGCCCTCATCTTTAAGGTTGTAATTGAGGGACCGGACCTCAGGGGTTCCTCTTGCATCAGAGCTTTGGGGGGTTGACCTGGGCTGATGCCTAGGGGCTGCGGTCCCCCACCCCTACCTTAGTCCACTGGGAGCCGTCAGCCTCCCATAGGAACTCCAGAGACCACCAGCTCAGGGCCTTGCCTAGAGCCACTGCTCTACACACTACAGAGTCTGGCCACTGCCTGTCCctggttctttttgttgttgttatagagatggggtgtcagtatgttgcccaggctggactcaaacttctgggctcaagagatcctcctgcctcagactcttgagtaactgggactacaggcacgcaccaccttACCTGGTCCCTTTACTTTTTCCCTGCATGTGGCTTTGGGCCTGGGAAGAGTTGAGGGGAGGGTACGCGCTGAAGTCTTCCCTTTCGTCTTCAGTCCTGGGGAGTCACAGGTGGGTGCTGAATGGCTGGAGCTACAGTTAGTATTGGCAGCTCAGCCAATAGGTGGGGCCCACCAGTCCCCAGGCTGGGCCTAACTGTGtgggctcccaggctggagggagccTCTGAGTCTCCAAACTCAGCCTGGGCACTGTCTGCAGCTACAATGTCAAAAGGAGGCATGGggcgggcgcgggggctcacgcctgcaatcccagcactgtgggaggccaaggcgggctgatcacgaggtcaggagttcaagaccagcctggccaacatggtgaaactccatctctactaaaattacaaaaattagctgggtgtggtggtgcacgccctcccaactacttgggaggctgaggcaggagaatcacttgaaccccggagtggaggttgcagtgagccaagattgtgccactgcactccagcctgggtgacagagtgagactctgtctcaaaaaaaaaaaaaaaaaaggccgggcNNNNNNNNNNNNNNNNNNNNNNNNNNNNNNNNNNNNNNNNNNNNNNNNNNNNNNNNNNNNNNNNNNNNNNNNNNNNNNNNNNNNNNNNNNNNNNNNNNNNNNNNNNNNNNNNNNNNNNNNNNNNNNNNNNNNNNNNNNNNNNNNNNNNNNNNNNNNNNNNNNNNNNNNNNNNNNNNNNNNNNNNNNNNNNNNNNNNNNNNNNNNNNNNNNNNNNNNNNNNNNNNNNNNNNNNNNNNNNNNNNNNNNNNNNNNNNNNNNNNNNNNNNNNNNNNNNNNNNNNNNNNNNNNNNNNNNNNNNNNNNNNNNNNNNNNNNNNNNNNNNNNNNNNNNNNNNNNNNNNNNNNNNNNNNNNNNNNNNNNNNNNNNNNNNNNNNNNNNNNNNNNNNNNNNNNNNNNNNNNcaaaaaaaaaaaaaaaaaaaaaaaaaaaaggaggcatgaAGGTGAACGGGGGGGTGTATGTGTCATTAGGATGGGGACCCACGGGTCTCTTGTTCGTCAGCCTCAGCATGTCCCCATCCAGAAGGGCTGCTGGGTTCCTCAGGGTCTCCTCTCCTTGCCATTTGATGCTGCTCCTTCTCTTGCAGGTTTTGTACATCAGGAAGAAGAAGAGGTAATTCCCCACCCCAACCAAAATCCCAACCAAATCTCGAGCCCATGGGCAGTGCTGGGCTGGGCTCTGAAGGAAGTAGGTGAAAAGCTGATCAGGGAGTCAAGGCCTCTTCTGCCCATTCACAGTTGGGGGTGACCACTTTCCTTTGGGGAGGGTTGAGGGCCCCCCTCCCACAAGGATCTCACACACAGGGCAGGCAGGTGTGAGGATTCTAGATAACTGGGTATAACCCTGGGATTGGGGATGGGCAGGGAGGGGGAAGGCTGGGATTAGTCCCACCCAACTGCCCACTACCCTTGCCCTGCTGCTCTGAGCTACTGGCTCCCCAACCCCACCTGAGACTCAGACGCTATGGATTACAGCAAGGCCCTAACCTAGGTGATCCCTGTAGGACCCATGGATAACAGCTACTTGGCCTATGGCCTTACCCTGGAGTGGATAACTGCTGCCTCCCTGGCTACCCATTTAAGGGAATGAGCTGGTATTATAGGTACAAAAATGTCTGTCATTTGTTCTCATTTCAAGGAAAATCTTAAGGCCCTAAGCATGGTTGTGTGCTATGGCTCAGCTAGTCAGCAGGCAAGGCCTGGAGGGCTGCTGGGAGGGGAAGGGCCTGCCCTGTCCCCAGCAGCCTTTGCCCCCATCCCCAGGCTGGAGAAGCTACGCCACCAGCTCATGCCCATGTACAACTTCGACCCCATGGAGGAACAAGATGAGTTGGAGCAGGAGCTGCTGGAACATGGGCGGGACGCCGCCTCTGTGCAGGCTGCCACTTCTGTGCAGGCCATGCAGGGCAAGGTGGGCACTGACCAGGCTCCCCACCCCGCCTGCAGCGTCCTTTGTCCTCCACCCtcaccctccctcctttctcatgCAGCTTTCTAGCACCTGCCTTCTGGTCAGATAGCAGGTATTGGGTACATGGCTTTTGCCAGATTTGTTCAGAAAGTGGTCAGATTGCTCTGGGGCCACACACAAACTCACAGCACAAGGCCAGGCCGAGGCAGTCCTGGGATCCAGCCTGGCTCTGCCCCATAGCCTGCTGATCTTGGGAGACCCACtggcatctctgagcctcagtgttctcatccaCAAGTGAAAATCCTAATTCTTGCCCCGTGTGCCCCCACATACTGGTTAGGAAAGTAGGAAAGGACTAATGGGGGAGATTGTTGGTGGCTAGGACCCCAGATTCCTCTGCTTCCTGAGAGTCCATGGCCCTAAGTGGGTTGTGGATAGGGTCAGACTCTTGGGCAGCAGTACCTCTGAGTAGGCTGGTGGATTCCCAGTAGCTGACAGACCCAGGCATGTGAAGACCCCAGCCAAACTTGCCTCCTGTGTCCAAAGGGATAGGTACCTGTGTGGCCATCCTGCTGTAGCCACTGGGCTGCCTGACCACTTGCTACCATTCCCCCAAATCCCCACGGGCCAGAGCACCATCAGCAGGCCTGACCTGCCCCTGACTCATCCAGCCTCTTTGCGTCTTCTTGGGCTCAGAAAGAATCCAGGCTGGGAGTCTAAAGACCCTTTGGTTTTGCCAAAGGTTCTGCATCACCTGGGTCAGGATATATTGCCCCCTTGGGATATTCAGGAACTCGCACTGAGAACCTTGATCCACCCAGCCGCTGGGACTGCTGGCCACTTGACACTTGTTTCCCATGTTCCtccctgtgccaggccctgtgctagggcTTGGGGGTACAGAGTCCTGCCCTCCGATCCCCCGGTGGGAAAAGGTGATGCATGCGTAATTAAATCAACACAGTAAGTGCCTCCAAGGTGACAGGGCAAGCGAGGGAGGAGTCATCTGAGCAAGTAGTATTTCTAGGCTGAGCTTACAGGGAGGGCATTCAGGCAGAAGCCATTGCTGGTGCCAAGCATAAGCAGGCACCAGGAAGTGAGGGTGGAGGTGACCAGGCCAATGAATGCATGGCCTTGCCCATGGTCTCTGATCCCTCTGCCTGTCTTCCTGCAGACTACTCTTCCCTCCCAGGGCCCACTGCAGAGGCCCAGCCGGCTGGTGTTTACCGATGTGGCCAATGCCATCCATGCGTGAGTGGCCTGGGACAAGCCTGAACTTCTGATAGAGACCCGCCATGGTGCCCACAGAGCTGCCCACTCCCTGATTGTCAAGACCTACTCTGAGGACCTGCCCTGCCAAGATACGAGAGGGCCCTGCCAGGCCCCAGCTGTTCTCCAGACCCACCTGCTGACTCTAGGCTCTAAGAGAGGGCCCTGGCTGGGCTGGACTTCTGACCACTGACTTCTCCTGACCTGAGGGCCCTGGCACAAAGGGCATCCCTCATGCTGAGAAGGTCAAGAGCCTCTGCTGGCTTCCTCATCCCCTGTCCAGATTGCTCACATTAGGGTCTGCCCTGCTAACGTGGAGGAAATCGGGGGAGATACGGAGTGGGAGGGATTGGGGGAAGAAAGGGGAGGTTTCCCTCTGTTAGGGAAAGACCTGTTTTTTGGAATCTGGAGCCTCCTCTGGGGTGGGTAGAGGAAACCACCCAAGTTATAGGGACAGGGTAGGGCAGCACCTGTTATGGGCCCTGAGAAGCCCAGAGATGGAGCTGAAACTGCCCAGTATGCAAGGATGCCAGGAGAAGGACAGTTTATACCCAGGGTCCATCCATACTACAGAGGGTCCAGGAGGTCTCCCAGCCACCCATCCTTGGCAACCAGATGTTACTGGGGCCAAGCTAGGATGGGAGCTGAGGGGGAAGGAAGTAGGGGAACAGAAGTGGAAGGATGCAGCCCCCCAGACCTGCCGAGAGGCCTCATGCATGTGCATGAGTGTGCCCATGGGCAGACGTGCCTGTCCCAGCACAGAGGGCAGGATGAGATTGTCCACATTGGCCCCACCCTCCAAGTCGACCTGTACCCCATGGTATGTAGCGGAGCATCAGGGTAGGCTATCTTCTCTGCCTTCAGTCTTCAGGGACTGCCGGGAAGAGGGAAGCATGCACGGCAGGGTTTCTCTCTCCACCGCATTGCTTCACTGGGCTCACCTGCTTCTGAAAACGGCTCCCTGTCTTGGGCTCTGCTGAGGATCTGGGGTTGGGAGAGGCTGTTGGTCTGAAGGCAGTAATCACAGGCTGCAGGCTAGAGGGGGCAGTTATGACTGCCTGAAATTGAGTGAGGGATTGCACCTCAGAAAATGATCTAAAAAACCTAGTCTATGAATTTCCCACCTCCATCCCATCTATGGGAAGAGCCATTCAGTGTTTAGAGAGTGGGGAGATGGGTCCCTGCACTTGGCCTCTCCATAAGCCTTGGAGGGTCCTGGCAAGGCATTGGGCAGAGACAGACCCCAAGAGCGGAGCATTTTTTTACGCTGGACATACGTATACACACAAGCGTGCACAGAGGCATGTCCCGTGCCCAGCCTTTCCACCATCACTGTCCGCCGCTGGTTGGAGGGGCTGCAGGGGTAGTGTGTGCAGACCTTCCATTGGGCAAATGCCACGTGTCAGGAGGGAAGGGCCTAGGAAGCCCCCATGAAGAAGGTTCTGGATTTATTCCCTCCTCTAAATGCTATAAATATGTTAGCACTTGAGCCGACTGGAGGCTGCCAGGAATTCAGGATGCATACAGCTGTAATTTAACCCAGAGCAGCTCCATGTGAGAGCATTAAAGATGTAATGAAGATGTTTACATGGAGGGAGTGTGAGCCTGTGACACTTGGGGTGTGGAACCCCAGGAGGGGCAGGATGGGTGAGGGGCTGTCGGGGGCCTGGGGATAGTTGCTTGGATCACAGCTATGAGGTGGCAGCCCAGGTTTCTCTTGAGCCATCTGAGGAAATGCCTCTGGCCCTGACTTCAAGGTTGCCCTGGGGCTTGGGGTCCCAAGGCCTGCCACCCCCTAGGGTGGAAAGGTCAACTGGACAGGACCTTGTGGGACTAGGGGAGGAAGGAGGCTTGAGCCCCAAGGGCCCCGGGGGAGGTATGGCGCCTCAGGACCCATAGGAGCTGAGTCTGAAACACGAAAGGAAGCAAAACAGTGTCGCTTTTTCTGGGGCACGAGGGTACAGGGGAAGGGTGAGGGGTGGGAAGCCATTAGGGTCATCTGTGTGGAACCCACCTGCAGGGTTCAGAAGGGTTTGGGGGAGAATGACACTAGGGTGACCAGCCATCCTGCTTTTCCAGGACTATTCCAGTTTTAGCCCTGAAAGTCCCACAGACCAGAACTCTAAGTGACATCCAGGCCCTCCCCAGAGAACTGAGCCTGCAGGCCAGCGTCATGAAAATAAGGGGCAGGtgagcccccccacccccccagtTCCACGATGGAGGGCTGAGCTAGAGGAAGGGGCTGGCAGACAGGGCCTTAGGTGAGGGGAGGGCCACGTGCCCACGGACCAACCACACTGGGGTCACAGCTCAGCCTGTCAGCGATGGCCTTGATCTTTGGAAGAGGTCTCCTTCCCTCAACAGATTGGCAGGATTCTGGAGGGGCATGGAGTGAGAGGAGAGGTGGTGGTGGGCTGTGTCCTCCCTTCCTGTTGGGTGGCCCTTCAGCCCAGGGATGTGGAAGCTGCAGAAGACCCAGCGTCTGGGGGATCCTGAAGAAACGGGGCCTGTGGAGTAAGGCTGGCTTCCAGGGACCAGGACCTGGACAGTGGCTCCAGGAGGACCCCAGTGCCCATCCGCTCCTGCTGCCTGCCCCATGCCCCTCTCCTGCAGGGCGGGCTTGGCTAGACAATGTGCACAGGGCAGCAGACTCTGTGGGTGCCAGGGCCCCTGTTCACACCTCTTGTGCCCTCACAGGCACCTTCTCCCCCATCCACCCACCTTCTGCTCTCTATCTCTTATTCCCAGTCCTTCAGGAAAACCAAGTTCCCAGGTCTTCCAGAGTGTGGGGTCAATAAATATTGGGATGAAATGTTCTGGTTGGCGTGTCCTCCTT
This window of the Theropithecus gelada isolate Dixy chromosome 2, Tgel_1.0, whole genome shotgun sequence genome carries:
- the C2H3orf18 gene encoding uncharacterized protein C3orf18 homolog isoform X1, which gives rise to MNSRTASARGWFSSRPPTSESDLEPATDGPASETTTLSPEATTFNDTRIPDAAGGTAGVGTMLLSFGIITVIGLAVAMVLYIRKKKRLEKLRHQLMPMYNFDPMEEQDELEQELLEHGRDAASVQAATSVQAMQGKTTLPSQGPLQRPSRLVFTDVANAIHA
- the C2H3orf18 gene encoding uncharacterized protein C3orf18 homolog isoform X2; the protein is MNSRTASARGWFSSRPPTSESDLEPATDGPASETTTLSPEATTFNDTRIPDAAGGTAGVLYIRKKKRLEKLRHQLMPMYNFDPMEEQDELEQELLEHGRDAASVQAATSVQAMQGKTTLPSQGPLQRPSRLVFTDVANAIHA